In Treponema primitia ZAS-2, a genomic segment contains:
- a CDS encoding Eco57I restriction-modification methylase domain-containing protein, with amino-acid sequence MNDETPKLKALARLTALFSTNYAQYKSSGYDESNARTDFIDKFFEMLDWDVRNEQGFSENYREVIREDKVKIDGQQKAPDYCFRIGGMRKFFVEAKKPGVNIKDNPEPAFQIRRYAYTAKLPLSILTDFDEFAVYDTRIKPDKSDKASVARIFYCTFQEYEQQFDFICNTFSKNAILKGSFDRYVEENKNKKGTTPIDEDLLFFVEDWRIELAKNIALRNPDISIYNLNTVVQKTIDRILFLRIAESKGIEDADLLKTVSQSINVYEHLNQLFIRANIKYNSGLFKPESWIEQVRIDNKILSNIIVNLYYPDCPYEFAVLPVEILGNIYEKFLGKTIRFKGVKGGHSAVIEEKPEVRKAGGVYYTPQYIVDYIVQNTVGMLIKDKTPDEIAALRFVDPACGSGSFLVGAYQYLLNYHLDYYTNGKNKKAAIKKEKIYEAAHDAYKLTIAEKQQILQNNIYGVDIDSQAVEVTKLSLYLKLLENEGNEASGQLFRFSDMALLPSLENNIKCGNSLISTDFYAQGDLGLSDEEQFKVNCFDWDKEFAGVFKAGGFDAVIGNPPYTYLISDEIQRYFQWMYKYQDYQKDLYLIFLEKYSKLLKQSGTFGVIVSNTWLLSVTYRKIRQYLTLSYRWRKILYLPEKVFSEAVVDTHVLIFDYNVPKENDYFDVEVCRNKAVTQMHTVQFSDIPKDGSPINVTVNPKGRILFNKIIQQCRPLSDYCNIYNGVKPFEKGKGKPPQSDRVMKEKPYVLEGERTGKEWSPLLRGSLIHRYTNRWNSDYWIQYGEWLAAPRDPAIFTALQKIVVRQTGDSLIATVIGPGVICRDNLHIIINNSDLSLLFYLALVNSKLLNFIYEIINPEKGEALAQVKKSHVEQLPIPVINLSKKSDKTAHDNFVALVDKMLELKLQEHAEPNPKAKTMIQRQIGAVDGQINEAVYRLYGLTEEEIGVVEG; translated from the coding sequence ATGAACGACGAAACACCGAAACTGAAAGCGTTAGCCCGCCTCACCGCCCTTTTTTCGACTAACTATGCCCAATACAAGAGCAGCGGCTACGATGAATCCAACGCCCGTACCGACTTTATTGACAAGTTCTTTGAGATGCTTGATTGGGATGTGCGGAACGAACAGGGGTTTTCTGAAAATTATCGTGAAGTCATACGGGAAGACAAGGTAAAAATTGACGGCCAGCAAAAGGCCCCTGACTATTGTTTCAGAATAGGTGGGATGCGGAAATTCTTCGTAGAAGCCAAAAAGCCCGGAGTCAATATCAAAGACAACCCCGAACCCGCGTTTCAAATACGGCGCTATGCCTATACCGCCAAACTGCCCCTCTCAATACTTACCGATTTTGACGAATTCGCTGTTTATGATACCCGTATTAAACCAGATAAAAGCGACAAAGCAAGTGTAGCGCGGATTTTTTACTGTACCTTCCAAGAGTATGAGCAGCAGTTTGACTTTATCTGCAATACCTTTTCAAAAAATGCCATCTTGAAAGGCAGTTTTGATCGGTATGTCGAAGAAAATAAAAACAAGAAAGGTACCACGCCGATAGATGAAGACCTGTTGTTTTTTGTTGAAGATTGGCGCATAGAATTAGCCAAAAACATTGCATTGCGGAATCCTGATATTTCAATTTATAACCTCAATACGGTTGTTCAGAAAACAATTGACAGGATATTATTTTTGCGGATAGCCGAATCCAAAGGAATTGAGGACGCTGATTTGCTTAAAACGGTGTCGCAAAGCATAAACGTATATGAACATCTAAACCAGCTTTTTATCAGGGCAAATATCAAATACAATTCAGGGTTATTCAAGCCGGAAAGTTGGATAGAACAAGTTAGAATTGACAATAAGATTTTGTCAAATATCATCGTCAATCTGTATTATCCCGATTGCCCCTATGAATTCGCAGTACTGCCGGTGGAAATCCTCGGAAATATTTACGAAAAGTTTTTGGGCAAAACCATACGATTCAAGGGTGTAAAAGGCGGCCATTCCGCCGTCATTGAAGAAAAACCGGAAGTACGGAAAGCGGGCGGTGTTTATTATACACCGCAGTACATCGTTGATTATATTGTGCAAAATACGGTTGGGATGCTTATAAAAGATAAGACGCCGGATGAAATCGCCGCCCTGCGGTTTGTTGACCCTGCCTGTGGTTCGGGGTCGTTTTTGGTAGGTGCATATCAGTATTTGCTTAACTATCATCTTGACTATTACACGAACGGAAAAAACAAAAAGGCTGCTATCAAAAAAGAAAAGATATATGAGGCAGCGCATGATGCTTACAAGCTGACCATTGCAGAAAAACAGCAGATTTTACAGAACAATATTTACGGTGTGGATATCGACAGTCAGGCGGTGGAAGTTACAAAGCTTTCGCTCTATCTCAAGCTGCTGGAAAACGAAGGCAACGAAGCCAGCGGACAACTGTTCAGGTTTTCCGACATGGCGCTGCTGCCTTCGCTCGAAAATAATATCAAGTGCGGCAATAGCTTAATCAGCACTGATTTTTATGCTCAGGGCGATCTGGGTTTGAGCGACGAAGAGCAGTTTAAAGTGAATTGCTTTGACTGGGATAAAGAGTTTGCGGGGGTGTTCAAGGCTGGTGGGTTTGATGCGGTGATTGGGAATCCGCCGTACACATATTTGATTTCTGATGAAATTCAGCGTTATTTTCAGTGGATGTATAAATATCAGGATTATCAGAAAGATTTGTATTTGATATTTCTGGAAAAGTATTCAAAACTGTTGAAACAAAGCGGCACATTTGGCGTTATTGTTTCAAACACATGGCTTTTATCGGTAACATATCGAAAAATACGGCAGTATTTGACTTTAAGTTACCGCTGGCGTAAAATTCTGTATTTGCCTGAAAAGGTTTTTAGTGAAGCGGTTGTTGATACGCATGTTTTAATATTTGACTATAATGTGCCAAAAGAAAATGATTATTTTGATGTCGAAGTCTGTAGAAATAAAGCAGTAACGCAAATGCATACCGTACAATTTTCGGATATACCAAAAGACGGTTCGCCTATAAATGTTACCGTGAATCCCAAGGGACGTATTCTTTTTAACAAAATTATTCAACAATGCCGCCCGTTAAGCGACTACTGTAATATTTATAATGGTGTGAAACCCTTTGAAAAAGGGAAGGGGAAACCGCCACAATCAGATCGTGTGATGAAAGAAAAGCCCTATGTGTTGGAAGGGGAAAGAACCGGAAAAGAATGGTCTCCACTTTTGCGAGGAAGTTTAATCCATCGGTATACTAATAGATGGAACAGTGATTATTGGATACAATATGGTGAATGGCTGGCGGCTCCACGAGATCCTGCTATTTTCACTGCTTTACAAAAAATTGTTGTCAGACAAACCGGTGATTCATTGATTGCAACGGTTATAGGGCCTGGTGTTATTTGCCGTGATAACCTACATATTATTATCAATAATTCTGATTTGAGCCTATTGTTTTATTTAGCATTGGTAAATTCAAAATTACTTAACTTTATTTACGAAATAATCAATCCCGAAAAAGGCGAAGCGTTAGCACAGGTT
- a CDS encoding helix-turn-helix domain-containing protein, translating into MNADFFWKMVKGEVDRQKTSFEWLYRKTGIPKGTFSSWKTRNIIPRADEAYLIAEALGVSVEYLLSGREGTSHASNPSLEEIVKSIISFDQIDLDAVNALADAMSKRYKK; encoded by the coding sequence ATGAATGCTGATTTTTTCTGGAAGATGGTTAAAGGGGAGGTGGACCGGCAAAAGACCAGTTTTGAATGGCTGTACCGGAAGACGGGCATTCCCAAGGGCACCTTCTCTTCCTGGAAAACCCGGAATATCATCCCCCGGGCTGATGAGGCTTACCTGATTGCGGAAGCTTTGGGGGTGTCAGTGGAATACCTCCTTAGTGGCAGGGAAGGGACCAGTCATGCTTCCAATCCATCATTGGAAGAAATTGTAAAGTCCATTATTTCCTTTGACCAAATTGATCTGGACGCTGTAAACGCTTTGGCGGACGCCATGTCTAAACGGTATAAAAAATAA
- a CDS encoding 3'-5' exonuclease: MDFETAKYSRESACSVGLVKYRKGKPVDSWYSLIRPPSLYIRPDFTEIHGLTVDDVRDAPTFADLWDSSIRPFVGSLPLGAHNAPFDMGVLRAVLEWYDLPVPQLSYFCTLALARRVWPELESHALTRLGETFGIVYEAHNALDDARTCGAIACLAAEKFGRKTLKGLIGAAGLGLREI, translated from the coding sequence ATTGATTTTGAAACAGCGAAATACTCACGGGAAAGCGCCTGTTCGGTAGGCTTAGTCAAGTACAGAAAAGGCAAACCTGTTGATTCGTGGTATTCCCTGATCCGCCCACCATCGCTGTATATACGCCCGGATTTCACAGAGATCCACGGCCTTACGGTTGATGATGTCCGGGATGCCCCGACATTCGCCGATCTCTGGGACAGCAGCATCCGCCCCTTTGTCGGCAGCCTCCCCTTAGGCGCCCACAATGCCCCCTTCGACATGGGCGTACTCCGGGCTGTCCTTGAGTGGTATGATTTGCCGGTCCCGCAGCTCAGCTATTTTTGTACCCTTGCCCTGGCCCGCCGCGTATGGCCGGAACTGGAATCCCACGCACTTACCAGGCTGGGAGAAACCTTCGGCATTGTCTACGAAGCCCACAACGCGCTTGATGATGCCAGGACCTGCGGGGCTATTGCGTGTTTGGCGGCGGAGAAGTTTGGCAGGAAAACTCTCAAGGGGCTGATTGGCGCTGCTGGACTTGGGTTAAGAGAAATATAA
- a CDS encoding helix-turn-helix transcriptional regulator yields the protein MKARKAIPKTALPRLYRIDEMIASGRYPSTRQMAEDYGTSMSSISRDIEFMKYSLEAPIKYDARRRGYYYSKKTFRLPGSFTTTENIQALGMAKTLLSLYRDTPLYDAARNLLESITAPLVDRNNPGLYENRIVVPPVAASNVETETWNTITAGLKENKVLAFTYRGAWDDDFKPRRVRPYQLLFDNGAWFLYGYAEKRRAIRMFNLSRIKNTALTKYTFTLPPDYDYCSRADGSNFGVFAGNTKYRFSIVFYEDSKLWVKERKWAADQVIEETEEGTVIIFTSTQYDKVLEWVLSRGCTAEPLEPENLVKDWKWNAARMRKMAGGKKREGEN from the coding sequence ATGAAAGCAAGAAAAGCCATTCCAAAAACAGCCCTGCCCAGGCTGTATCGTATTGACGAGATGATCGCCTCCGGCAGGTACCCCAGCACCCGCCAGATGGCGGAAGACTATGGGACCAGTATGTCCAGCATAAGCCGAGACATTGAGTTTATGAAGTATAGCTTGGAAGCGCCCATAAAATACGATGCCCGGCGCCGGGGCTATTATTATTCAAAAAAAACCTTTCGCCTGCCCGGCAGCTTTACCACCACGGAAAATATACAGGCCCTGGGCATGGCCAAGACACTGCTTTCCCTGTACCGGGACACCCCGCTCTACGATGCCGCCCGGAACCTTTTGGAGAGCATTACCGCCCCTCTGGTTGACCGGAACAACCCCGGCCTGTATGAAAACAGGATTGTGGTGCCCCCGGTAGCCGCTTCCAATGTAGAAACCGAAACCTGGAACACCATCACCGCGGGCCTCAAGGAGAACAAGGTCCTCGCCTTTACCTACCGGGGCGCCTGGGATGATGATTTTAAACCCCGCCGGGTGCGGCCCTATCAGCTCCTTTTTGACAACGGCGCCTGGTTTCTTTACGGCTATGCGGAAAAACGCCGGGCTATCAGGATGTTTAACCTTTCCCGAATAAAAAATACAGCCCTCACAAAATATACCTTTACCCTTCCCCCGGATTACGATTACTGTTCCCGCGCCGATGGCAGCAACTTTGGCGTTTTCGCGGGGAATACAAAATACCGTTTTTCTATTGTCTTTTATGAAGATTCAAAACTCTGGGTAAAGGAGCGGAAATGGGCGGCGGATCAGGTAATTGAGGAAACCGAAGAAGGAACGGTCATCATCTTTACCAGCACCCAATACGATAAAGTCCTGGAGTGGGTATTATCCCGGGGCTGTACTGCGGAACCCCTTGAGCCGGAGAACTTGGTAAAGGACTGGAAATGGAACGCCGCAAGGATGCGGAAGATGGCTGGAGGAAAAAAGAGGGAGGGGGAAAATTAA